From the genome of Rhizobium sp. 9140:
CAAACATCTCTTGGAAAGTACGAGAGCCTATTTCGAAGCGCAGTCACCTCTCCAAAATCGTCCTGAAACACAGCACCTGCCGTTACCGTCAAGAAGTGCTGCTCCGAATAGGACAGCCAATCCCTCGCGGCCAGATCTTCGGCAAACTGACGGCCGAGATAGCGTTCGCACCAGGCGGGCACGGTATAGAGCTCGACGCCGTGGTCTGATCCTTGCATTCCAGAGGCGCGGCCATCGGCTGGCGCTCGTACGTAGCTTGGAGGGGTCGGTTCCGGCTGGGGGCGGAATGACACCCTAAGCGTTTGCCTCCGTGGGCCAAAGATATTCGCCGGTCAGCAGGATATGCGCCCAGCCCAGAGGAGAGATGTGGGCTAAAAGTTCGGGTGGCACATCGAGGCCTTCGTTTCGCCGTTCGGCGACGGCGTGGCCAAGGTGGACGGTATTCCAGTAGATGATGATCGCCGTCAGCAGATTCAGCCCGGCGATCCGGTAATGCTGCCCCTCAGTGGTTCGATCACGGATTTCACCTTGACGGCCGATGCGCAGGGCACTCTTGAGGGCATGGTGGGCTTCGCCCTTGTTGAGGCCAATCTGGGCGCGGCGCTGCATATCGGTATCGAGGATCCACTCGATGATAAAGAGAGTGCGCTCGACGCGGCCGACTTCCCGAAGCGCGGCCGCAAGATCGTTCTGTCGGGGATAGGATGCGAGTTTCCGGAGCAACTGGCTCGGTCTGATCTTTCCGGCGGCCATCGTGGCAGCACAGCGGAAGAGATCAGGCCAGTTTGACACAATCAGTTCTTCGCGGATTTTGCCGCCCACCAGCTTGCGTAAATCTTTGGGTGTCCCCGCGGGATCGAAGACATAAAGCCGTTTCGACGGTAAGTCGCGGATGCGCAAGACGAGCCGGTAGCCGAGCATGGCACTGGTCCCGAACAAATGATCGGCAAACCCCGCCGTATCGGCGTATTGCTCGCCGACCTGCCGGCCGACTTCATTCATCAGCAGGCCATCGAGGATGTACGTAGCTTCACTGACGGTTGCGGGAATAGTCTGTGAGGCGAACGGCGCGAACTGGTCATTGACGTGGGTATAAGCCTTGAGCCCAGGCTCACTGCCGTACTTGGCGTTGATCATGTTCATGGCCTCGCCCTGTCGTGCCGAAGGGAAAAACTGACCATCGCTTGATGCGGTTTTTCCCATGCCCCAGAACCGGGACATCGGCAGCTTGCCCTGCGCGGCCACGACCATCGCCAGCGCCTGGTTCATGCCCTCGCTTTCGACATGCCAGCGGGCAAGGCGCGAGAGCTGCCAGTAATCATGCGTGTTCGAGGCTTCCGCCATTTTTCGAAGGCCTAGGTTCAGCCCTTCGGCGAGCAGAACGTTCAGCAAGCCGACCCGATCGCTGCATGGCGCTCCGGTTCTGAGATGGGAAAAGGCGTCCGAGAATCCGACCGCCGCGTCAACTTCCAGCAAGATGTCAGTGATCCGCACAGGCGGCATTCGACGATAAAGATCGAGGACCAGTTCCTCTGCGCTTTCGGGAACGTCTGCGGTCAACCGGTCGATCCGCAACGTTCCATCTTCAATGCTACCATGGGGGATGGTCCCGTCGCGAGCGGCACGTGCCAGCCGCTTCAGACCATCCGCAAGGCGACCCTTGCGGTCAGCCAGCCAAGCTTGAGGATCGAGAGGAACAGCCATCCTGGCATTCGCCTGCGCCGAGGTCATCGGAACAAGCACCTGCTTGAGATCGCCGTAGCGGCGGGAATGATCCAGCCATATGTCTCCAGACCGGAAAGCATCGCGAAGATGAAACAGCACCGCGACCTCCCATAAACGACCATCGCCTCGGTCTTGCGCTCGGAGATGGCGATGCCATTTCGAATTCGGCCGCAGGAATGATATACCTGTTGATGTCGGCGCACGTGTTTCGCCGATGGCTTTCGCGGCTGCAATCAATGGCTCCGCCACCGACGCAGCCTTGAGCTTCAGGCATCGCAACATCCGCGGCGCATATCGGCGAAAACGATGATACCCTTGTCCGACGTGAGCCAACGGCTCGTCTGCCAATGTACTGGTGAGTTGCGTCCCTACGGCAACCAGCTGTTCAAGCTGATGCCATTCGGCCGACCGTGCCAACACATTGTCCAACGGAACACCATCGTCGCGAGCTTCCAGCAAAGAGGCTCCCAATGCCGTGAAAGCGCGAAGCGTATCGGTGACTGCGGCCTTGGAACCGGCAATCCGCTCGTCATGTAGCCGTTTCGCCTCTCGCCAAGTTTTCCCAACGATGCGGTCGTGGGTTTCGATGATGGCATCGGCGATCGCGGCTTCCCATTCGACGACGCAAACGGCGAGGATCGCCCACCGCCGATCCGAACTGATGTCGCGCAGGCCATCCGTGAAGTAACGCTCGCCCTGCCGACGCAGGCGCGCGATGCGGTGTGGCGGTACGCCTAGGAGGATCTGGGGATCGACTTCCAGACCGCGCAGGAACTCCAGCCGATCAAGCAAGCGGTTCGCTGATGCGGAATTGCTGCCGACTTCGAACTGGCGAAGCCAGATGAAACGGCTGATGTTTCCGTCAACCATTTCGGTCAGAAGCCCGTCCAGTTGCTCGCGCACACTAAAGTCGAGCCTTTCCGCTATCCGTGTCTCAATGCATCGCTCGGCGGCAACAAGGGCATCGGCGCACAGACGCTCGATCGTTGACGCCGCCGGCAGGATGGTCACCATTTTCCTGCATTGCGCGACGAAGCGCCGCGCCAGATCTTCGTTCGACCTGGCATCTTCAGCCTGATCGAAAAGCCAATCCCGCAGATCACGGGCCCCGCGCCCCGTGAATGTCTTGTAGCCGTAGATCTCGCGCAACGCCTCCATATGTTGCTGGCGGGTCTGACGCCGGGCGGCATAGGTGAGAAGCGCATCGGCCGGAACGCCGAGCTGAGCTCCGATGAAGGAAAGGACTTCATGCGGAATCATTTCGCCCGGAGCCAGCGCGCGCCCTGGATAGCGTAGTGCACAAAGCTGCAGGGCGAAACCCAGCCTGTTTTCTGGTCTGCGGCGTTCCTGAATGTTTGCCAGATCGTCGTCGCCCAATGTGTAATGCTTCAGCAGTGATAACTCGTCCGTCGGCAGGTCGAGCAACGCCGAGCGCTGTCGCTCGGCGAGAATATGTCGTCTTGGCATGCGCGCGTTGTCCCTGTTGAAGTACAGTCTGTTTTGGACAACAATCGCCCCATGCAAATCAAGGCTTTGCGAGCCACAAAACCACGAGGGTTCAATTGGGACAGCGCGTGGCCATCTATTGCCGGGTTTCGACGGCTGATCAGTCCTGCGAACGACAGGAGCGAGATCTGACCGCCTTCGCCGGACGTGCCGGATATAAAATTGCCGGCATATATAAAGAGACGGGCTCGGGCGTGAAGCTGGACCGGGCCGAGCGCAAGAAGATCATGGCGCTCGCTCAGGCCAGACATATCGACGCCATCCTGGTCACAGAACTCTCCCGCTGGGGACGCTCGACGATCGATCTCCTCAACACGTTGCGCGAGCTGGAAAGCTGGAAGGTCTCAGTCATCGCCATGAACGGCATGACCTTCGATCTGTCATCTCCTCATGGCCGTATGCTGGCGACTTTCCTCTCCGGTATCGCTGAATTCGAACGCGATCTTATCAGCGAACGGGTCAAATCGGGCTTGGCCGTTGCCAAAGCGCGCGGCAAGAAACTCGGTCGACAGCGGGGGCAGCGCCCGAAGTCGGACCGTCTGGCTCCGCGAGTTCTGGCGCTCGTTGCTGAAGGCCGCAGCTATCGGCTCATTGGTCGCGAACTTGGGCTCAGCAAGAACACCGTCTCCGATATCGTGCAACGTAACCGCAACGCTATCGTCGCTCGCGAGCCAAATCGTTGAGCCCGATAAAGGTCCCGATGACATCGAGCGAGAACCGGAACGCCGGTTGATCGCCGGGCAACGCCGGCTCCATGACCAGAGATACGCCTACATCGTCTCCCGTTCGCCAAAAGCGAACTGATTGTTTCGGTGTTACCGGCTCCTTAGCTGGCGTACTCTGAGCCAGACATTGAGAAAACTGGCGGCGATCAAACCAGAGATGCCGACGTAGGCCAGGACAAGGCTTGGCATGAGACCGAGAAACACGACCGCTATCGCCAGCGTACTGAGCCCCCCGATGATGAGAGTCCACGGTTGATGATGGCTGCGTGTTCCAAGATATAGCCCGAGTAGGGTGACGGCCAGAAACGCTGCTAACAATGGGAACAGGATCGCATCTCTTTTGATGAAGCCAAGCCCGACGGCCGATACAATCGAAAGGAGTACCGGGGAACCGAGGCAGCAGAGCGCCGCGAAGACCGATCCGGCGGCCCCGAATTTGTCCAGGTGCCGTTTCCAAAAGGTACTTTGCTCGATGGTGTTCGCGGCCATAGCTGCAGTCTCCTACACACCTGCAACTTCGCACCCGCCGGGTGGATATTTTCGACGGCGCCGTTCACCCTTTGAGGCAGCAGCGTGCCGATGTGGAGCAGCGAAGAGAGGTGATACCGCTCTCCGCCCGCCGCCGCCAATCAGCCGGCGGCTATTGCGCCACATGCGACGGATAGCCGGCGTTGGTCGTCGCAGCAATGAGGGTCGGTACGCCGGTGACTGCGTCATCGAAAGAGACCGTGGCGACAGCACCCGACATTGCGTCGGCTTCCTTTACCTGGACCGCTGTGACACCCGAGACACGAGAGAGGGCCGTTTTGACGATGGGGGCGCAGAGCGCGCAGGTGGCGTTGTCAACGTTCAGTATAACAGTCTTCTCGCCGGCCACGGCGGCGAGCGGGGAAAGCAGAGCGAGGAGAACGGCAACTGCGACAGGGCGGATCATGGGATCATTCTCCTTTGGCTTAGAGGAACAGGGGCGCAAGTCTCGGGAACCCTAGTCCGACGATGACGAGGACGGTGGCAACCCAGAGGCCGGCTTTGGCGATCCGTCCCGACTTGGGCTGGGCGCAATAGGAGCCCTCAGCGCAGGCGACCTTTGGCTCGCGATAGACGAGATAGAACCCGTAGCCGAGGATACCGAACGTCATGGCGGCAAAAATCGGTTGATACGGTTCGAGGGCGGTGAGGTTGCTGATCCAGGCTCCGCCGATGCCCACGGTGAACAGGGCAAACGGGATGACGCAGCAACTCGAGACGGCGATCGCCCCGAGAATGCCGCCGGCGGCGAGCAGTTGCTGGCGTCCGCCCCGCTGGTGTTCCGATGTCACGTGGATGGCGGCGGTCGCCGACGTTCGGGATCCTTTGAGACCTGATGATGCCTCCATAATTGCTCACTTTCTGCATCGTTGAACAGCGATTTGCGAAGTAGCCTACGCCTTGTAGTCACTACAGACTCAAGGGGGATTTCAACGATTTGCGATCACGCTTCTGTGAGGGCGTTGGAAAGTGGAACCCGTTGAGCAGTCGCTGTCGTCTGAAGACCGTAGCTGGGGTTTTCAAGCATCATGAACCGTGGCGCTACCAATCTCTGTTTCCGCAGTGCCTACGTGGCCAAGCGATCAAGATTTTGTCTTGACCCTGTACCGAGTACAGGGTGTAACGAATCTCTTTGGCAGCGATCGCGTCATCGGGATACCCGACGCGGTCGTGCTTGTGATTAATGGACCGCGCCGCAGCGATGCTATGGATCTGCGATCAGAACGGAGAGCGCCTTGGACGACAAACCGACCGCCGGCATCGTGACCGCGATCATCATCGCGCCTTTAGTCGCGCTTTGCTGCCTTGGACCGGTAGTCATCGGCTCGGCGGTGGGCGGCGTTTTGGGCTGGTTCAGCGGGCAAGGTCTCGTGATAGGGGGTGTGCTGACACTCCTGGCTGGAGCCGCCGGCTATGCCCTCATGCGCTGGCGCCGGGCTTCATCTCGTCGGGAAGATGCCTCCCCGACATGCACATGTGACGAGCCCAAAGCACGGCCCGGCAGCCGCCAACCACCAACCATCCTTTGAGCCGGCACACTCCAATCGCGAAATACCCCGTACACTCGGAGATACGCCCTTGCCCATGACCACGCCGGCCGCGGACCTCGCGGAAACGATCGAAGAAAACTCCATTCTGACGCCGCAATTCAACGCGGATGGGCTCATTCCTGCAGTCGCCACGGATGCGGCGAACGGTGTGGTGCTAATGCTGGCGTGGATGAATGCGGAGGCGCTGGAAAAGACGATCGAGACCGGTCAGGCCTGGTACTGGAGCCGGTCCCGCAAGTGTCTTTGGCATAAGGGCGCGACGAGTGGGCAAGTCCAGCAGGTCGAGGAACTGCGCATCGATTGTGATCAGGACGCGGTGTGGCTCAAGGTGCGCGCTGGCGGAGACGGCGGATGTTGCCATACCGGCCGGGCGAGTTGCTTCTATCGCCGGATCGTTACGGCGCCGGGTCGCCCGACGCTCCGCCGGGTGCCGGATGCCCCGCCGAGATAGGTCCTCAGGGTAATATCGATGTTTTCGAGCGCGACCAGGCGCTCCAGTATCACGGTCAGAAGACCGACCAGCCGCCGAAAACCCTCCAAAGCCACCTCCGGAAAGCCGTTCCGCCGGCGTGTCGCGATGGAGAGAGTATTGATCGTGCCATCACCGAAGCGCAGCGGAACGATAAGATAGTCGGTAAAGCCGTCAGCCCTAAGTTCGCCGTAGAGGTCGCACCGAAACGCTCGGACGTCCTGCAGGCGAGGAACGCGGAGCTCGTGCGCGTCGTGTGCACATGATGATCCGGGGAAGCGAGATAGCCCGGTCGGTTCTTCAGACCATGCGGCCAATCGATGACACGAACTCTGTCGTCGTCGGCAAGCCAGAGATAGGTCCGGGCACGGAAGGCCGGATGCAGCGGCTGCGCGCTCACAAAGATGCGATCGACGCGAAGCGTTGCCGCGGACAGCAACCGTCCGATATCGCGGATCACCGCACGCGCGTCGGTCGACGCAGCGGCGCTGTCGGAGAGACCGAGTGCGAGGCGGCCGAGATGCATGCCCGGATCGCCGTAGGGTGCCTCGGAATCACAGACCCGGCGCTTGGTCATGGGCGTAATCCTGCTGAACGGGCAGGACTAAGACGCTCGACCGTCGGGAATCGCTGACTGGGGGACATTCCTTTGCTCATGCTGTCCTCGATGGTAAGGCCGTTGGCCGTTCGAAACGATCGTGTGTCTGCCGGTGGGGCGCCTCCCAAACTCTGCTCCCCGTCGCGTCGAGCGTTTTCAGAGACGCCCGCAATCGAAATGCCAGCCTTGCCGCATCAGCTACACCATCGAACTGATGTCCGACGCATAGCTGGGATAGGCGAAGATGATGCCCTTGATCCTGTTCGCGGTCAGCCCTGCGCCCATAGCCATGGCAAAGAGATTGATTTGTTCCTCCGCTCCGGGGCCGATCAGATGTGCACCAAGAATATGGCCGGTCCCGTTCTCGACCAGAACCTTGTAGGCACTGTAGCGCGCCCCGACCCGCAGCGACGAGTACCAGCCGGCGGTCTTTTCGAAATGCGTGTCAAAGGCCAGCCCCTTGTCGCGTGCTGCGGCTTCGGACAGGCCGACCGAGGAAAGCTGCGGCAGCGTGAAGACAACGCTTGGGATCGGCGGATAACTGACCGCGCGCTCATCCTTTCCTGCGAGCAGGTTCTTGCCTGCAATCCGGCCTTCGTTGGCCGAAACCGGGGTCAGATTAGGCCCACTGTCGGCACAGTCGCCGGCTGCAAAAATGGCGGAATTTGTGGTCCGCATGTAGGGGCTGACCTTGATGCCTTTGCGGCCGTATTCCACGCCCGCGGCCTCCAGGTTGAGATGCTCGATGT
Proteins encoded in this window:
- a CDS encoding Tn3 family transposase — encoded protein: MPRRHILAERQRSALLDLPTDELSLLKHYTLGDDDLANIQERRRPENRLGFALQLCALRYPGRALAPGEMIPHEVLSFIGAQLGVPADALLTYAARRQTRQQHMEALREIYGYKTFTGRGARDLRDWLFDQAEDARSNEDLARRFVAQCRKMVTILPAASTIERLCADALVAAERCIETRIAERLDFSVREQLDGLLTEMVDGNISRFIWLRQFEVGSNSASANRLLDRLEFLRGLEVDPQILLGVPPHRIARLRRQGERYFTDGLRDISSDRRWAILAVCVVEWEAAIADAIIETHDRIVGKTWREAKRLHDERIAGSKAAVTDTLRAFTALGASLLEARDDGVPLDNVLARSAEWHQLEQLVAVGTQLTSTLADEPLAHVGQGYHRFRRYAPRMLRCLKLKAASVAEPLIAAAKAIGETRAPTSTGISFLRPNSKWHRHLRAQDRGDGRLWEVAVLFHLRDAFRSGDIWLDHSRRYGDLKQVLVPMTSAQANARMAVPLDPQAWLADRKGRLADGLKRLARAARDGTIPHGSIEDGTLRIDRLTADVPESAEELVLDLYRRMPPVRITDILLEVDAAVGFSDAFSHLRTGAPCSDRVGLLNVLLAEGLNLGLRKMAEASNTHDYWQLSRLARWHVESEGMNQALAMVVAAQGKLPMSRFWGMGKTASSDGQFFPSARQGEAMNMINAKYGSEPGLKAYTHVNDQFAPFASQTIPATVSEATYILDGLLMNEVGRQVGEQYADTAGFADHLFGTSAMLGYRLVLRIRDLPSKRLYVFDPAGTPKDLRKLVGGKIREELIVSNWPDLFRCAATMAAGKIRPSQLLRKLASYPRQNDLAAALREVGRVERTLFIIEWILDTDMQRRAQIGLNKGEAHHALKSALRIGRQGEIRDRTTEGQHYRIAGLNLLTAIIIYWNTVHLGHAVAERRNEGLDVPPELLAHISPLGWAHILLTGEYLWPTEANA
- a CDS encoding recombinase family protein, with protein sequence MGQRVAIYCRVSTADQSCERQERDLTAFAGRAGYKIAGIYKETGSGVKLDRAERKKIMALAQARHIDAILVTELSRWGRSTIDLLNTLRELESWKVSVIAMNGMTFDLSSPHGRMLATFLSGIAEFERDLISERVKSGLAVAKARGKKLGRQRGQRPKSDRLAPRVLALVAEGRSYRLIGRELGLSKNTVSDIVQRNRNAIVAREPNR
- a CDS encoding MerC domain-containing protein, producing MAANTIEQSTFWKRHLDKFGAAGSVFAALCCLGSPVLLSIVSAVGLGFIKRDAILFPLLAAFLAVTLLGLYLGTRSHHQPWTLIIGGLSTLAIAVVFLGLMPSLVLAYVGISGLIAASFLNVWLRVRQLRSR
- a CDS encoding cation transporter — encoded protein: MIRPVAVAVLLALLSPLAAVAGEKTVILNVDNATCALCAPIVKTALSRVSGVTAVQVKEADAMSGAVATVSFDDAVTGVPTLIAATTNAGYPSHVAQ
- a CDS encoding mercuric transporter MerT family protein; translated protein: MTSEHQRGGRQQLLAAGGILGAIAVSSCCVIPFALFTVGIGGAWISNLTALEPYQPIFAAMTFGILGYGFYLVYREPKVACAEGSYCAQPKSGRIAKAGLWVATVLVIVGLGFPRLAPLFL
- the hisI gene encoding phosphoribosyl-AMP cyclohydrolase, with the translated sequence MTTPAADLAETIEENSILTPQFNADGLIPAVATDAANGVVLMLAWMNAEALEKTIETGQAWYWSRSRKCLWHKGATSGQVQQVEELRIDCDQDAVWLKVRAGGDGGCCHTGRASCFYRRIVTAPGRPTLRRVPDAPPR